One Scomber japonicus isolate fScoJap1 chromosome 1, fScoJap1.pri, whole genome shotgun sequence DNA window includes the following coding sequences:
- the LOC128355852 gene encoding acidic leucine-rich nuclear phosphoprotein 32 family member A isoform X2, with product MDMKKRIHLELRNRTPSDVKELVLDNCRSNEGKIEGLTDEFEELEFLSTINVGLTTVAHLPKLNKLKKLELSDNRISGGLEVLAAKCPNLTHLNLSGNKIKDLSTIEPLKELGTLKSLDLFNCEVTNLNEYRDNVFKLLPQLTYLDGYDKDDKEAPDSDNEVYAEGLDDDEDDEDDEEEYDEDTAPGDEEEEEGEDDEEENEEEDDDDLSGEEEDEDLNDREVDDEDDEEEERGQKRKRELDEEGEEDDDD from the exons ATGGACATGAAGAAAAGAATTCACCTAGAGTTGCGGAACCGCACTCCGTCAGAT GTCAAAGAACTTGTGCTAGACAACTGTCGCTCGAATGAAGGCAAGATCGAGGGTCTAACAGATGAATTTGAGGAGCTGGAGTTTCTAAGCACAATCAACGTCGGACTGACAACAGTTGCCCACTTGCCGAAGCTAAATAAACTCAAAAAG CTCGAACTCAGCGATAACAGGATCTCAGGAGGGTTGGAAGTGCTGGCGGCGAAATGCCCCAATCTCACACATCTCAACCTCAGTGGCAACAAGATTAAAGACCTCAGCACAATAGAACCATTG AAAGAATTGGGGACCCTGAAAAGCCTAGATCTGTTTAACTGTGAAGTGACAAACCTGAATGAATACAGAGACAATGTATTCAAGCTACTACCCCAGCTCACGTACCTGGACGGGTATGACAAAGATGACAAAGAGGCACCGGATTCCGACAACGAGGTTTACGCAGAGGGTTTAGATGATGACGAAGACGATGAAGACG ATGAGGAGGAGTATGATGAAGATACAGCAccaggagatgaagaggaggaagagggagaggatgatgaggaggagaacgaagaagaagacgatGATGACCTCAGTGGAGAG gaagaggacgaagaTCTGAATGACAGAGAGGTTGACGATGAGGATGACGAGG AAGAGGAGCGAGGTCAGAAGAGAAAAAGGGAACTGGatgaagaaggggaggaggacgATGACGATTGA
- the coro2ba gene encoding coronin-2B: MSWRPTYRSSKFRNVYGKVANREHCFDGIPITKNVHDNHFCAVNSKFVAVVTESAGGGSFIVIPLSQSGRLDSHQPKVCGHQGNVLDIKWNPFFENIIASCSEDTSVRVWEIPEGGLRRNMTEAVLELYGHSRRVGLIEWHPTSSGILFSAGYDYKILIWNLEIGEPVKMIDCHTDVILSMSFNTDGSLLATSCKDKKLRVIEPRSGRVLQQASCKNHRVNRVVFLGNLKRLLTTGVSRWNTRQIALWDQEDLSMPIVEEDIDGLSGLLFPFYDADTHMLYLAGKGDGNIRYFEITTEKPYIQYLMEFRSPAPQKGLGVMPKHGLDVSACEVYRFYKLVTLKGLIEPVSMIVPRRSDTYQEDIYPMTAGTEPALSASEWLSGIDRDPVLMSLKDGYHRPSQLVFKAPVKEKKSVVVNGIDLLENVPPRTENELLRMFFRQQDELRRLKEELTTKDVRIRQLELELNNLKNVSPNNV; the protein is encoded by the exons ATGTCATGGCGTCCTACCTACCGAAGCTCCAAGTTTCGAAATGTCTACGGAAAAGTTGCCAACCGGGAGCACTGCTTCGACGGTATTCCCATCACCAAGAACGTCCATGACAACCACTTCTGTGCCGTCAACTCCAAGTTTGTGGCAGTCGTCACAGAGAGTGCCGGAGGGGGCTCTTTCATCGTTATACCTTTATCCCAg TCGGGCCGTCTGGATTCTCATCAACCCAAAGTGTGTGGCCACCAAGGCAATGTGCTGGACATCAAGTGGAACCCCTTCTTTGAAAACATCATAGCATCCTGCTCTGAGGACACCTCG gtGCGAGTATGGGAGATCCCAGAGGGTGGTCTGAGGCGCAACATGACAGAGGCGGTGCTGGAGCTGTATGGTCACAGCAGACGGGTGGGTCTGATTGAGTGGCACCCCACCAGCAGCGGCATCCTCTTCAGCGCCGGCTACGACTACAAG ATCCTGATCTGGAACCTGGAGATCGGGGAGCCAGTAAAAATGATCGACTGCCACACTGACGTCATCCTCAGCATGTCCTTCAACACAGACGGCAGCTTGCTGGCCACCAGCTGTAAAGACAAGAAGCTGCGTGTCATTGAGCCACGCTCTGGGAGAGTCCTTCAG CAAGCCAGTTGTAAGAACCACCGCGTAAACCGCGTGGTGTTCCTGGGCAACTTGAAGCGACTGCTCACCACAGGGGTTTCACGCTGGAACACGCGGCAGATCGCTCTCTGGGATCAG GAGGATTTGTCCATGCCAATTGTGGAGGAGGATATAGACGGCCTCTCAGGACTGCTGTTTCCCTTCTATgatgctgacacacacatgttgtACCTGGCAGGCAAG GGGGACGGCAACATACGTTACTTCGAGATTACCACAGAGAAACCGTACATCCAGTACCTAATGGAGTTCAGGTCCCCGGCCCCACAGAAAGGACTAG GTGTGATGCCAAAGCACGGGCTGGACGTGTCAGCCTGCGAGGTGTACCGCTTCTACAAGCTGGTCACCTTGAAGGGCTTGATCGAGCCTGTATCCATGATTGTGCCAAGGAGG TCAGACACATACCAGGAGGACATCTACCCCATGACAGCAGGAACAGAACCTGCGCTGTCTGCCAGCGAATGGCTGAGTGGCATTGATAGAG ACCCAGTCTTGATGTCTCTGAAGGACGGTTACCACCGGCCAAGCCAGTTAGTGTTCAAGGCCCcagtgaaggaaaagaagagtgTGGTTGTGAATGGGATCGACCTGCTGGAGAACGTACCTCCCAGGACAGAGAACGAG CTCCTGCGGATGTTCTTCCGGCAGCAGGACGAGCTGCGGCGGCTTAAAGAGGAGTTGACCACCAAGGATGTGCGAATACGccagctggagctggagctcaACAACTTGAAGAACGTTAGCCCCAACAACGTCTGA
- the LOC128355852 gene encoding acidic leucine-rich nuclear phosphoprotein 32 family member A isoform X1, whose product MDMKKRIHLELRNRTPSDVKELVLDNCRSNEGKIEGLTDEFEELEFLSTINVGLTTVAHLPKLNKLKKLELSDNRISGGLEVLAAKCPNLTHLNLSGNKIKDLSTIEPLKELGTLKSLDLFNCEVTNLNEYRDNVFKLLPQLTYLDGYDKDDKEAPDSDNEVYAEGLDDDEDDEDDEEEYDEDTAPGDEEEEEGEDDEEENEEEDDDDLSGEEEEDEDLNDREVDDEDDEEEERGQKRKRELDEEGEEDDDD is encoded by the exons ATGGACATGAAGAAAAGAATTCACCTAGAGTTGCGGAACCGCACTCCGTCAGAT GTCAAAGAACTTGTGCTAGACAACTGTCGCTCGAATGAAGGCAAGATCGAGGGTCTAACAGATGAATTTGAGGAGCTGGAGTTTCTAAGCACAATCAACGTCGGACTGACAACAGTTGCCCACTTGCCGAAGCTAAATAAACTCAAAAAG CTCGAACTCAGCGATAACAGGATCTCAGGAGGGTTGGAAGTGCTGGCGGCGAAATGCCCCAATCTCACACATCTCAACCTCAGTGGCAACAAGATTAAAGACCTCAGCACAATAGAACCATTG AAAGAATTGGGGACCCTGAAAAGCCTAGATCTGTTTAACTGTGAAGTGACAAACCTGAATGAATACAGAGACAATGTATTCAAGCTACTACCCCAGCTCACGTACCTGGACGGGTATGACAAAGATGACAAAGAGGCACCGGATTCCGACAACGAGGTTTACGCAGAGGGTTTAGATGATGACGAAGACGATGAAGACG ATGAGGAGGAGTATGATGAAGATACAGCAccaggagatgaagaggaggaagagggagaggatgatgaggaggagaacgaagaagaagacgatGATGACCTCAGTGGAGAG gaggaagaggacgaagaTCTGAATGACAGAGAGGTTGACGATGAGGATGACGAGG AAGAGGAGCGAGGTCAGAAGAGAAAAAGGGAACTGGatgaagaaggggaggaggacgATGACGATTGA
- the LOC128355852 gene encoding acidic leucine-rich nuclear phosphoprotein 32 family member A isoform X3, whose amino-acid sequence MDMKKRIHLELRNRTPSDVKELVLDNCRSNEGKIEGLTDEFEELEFLSTINVGLTTVAHLPKLNKLKKLELSDNRISGGLEVLAAKCPNLTHLNLSGNKIKDLSTIEPLKELGTLKSLDLFNCEVTNLNEYRDNVFKLLPQLTYLDGYDKDDKEAPDSDNEVYAEGLDDDEDDEDDEEEYDEDTAPGDEEEEEGEDDEEENEEEDDDDLSGEEEEDEDLNDREVDDEDDEEEERGETMNCNKILNMYAALSKTRSVKFLESEHNFVCIIFP is encoded by the exons ATGGACATGAAGAAAAGAATTCACCTAGAGTTGCGGAACCGCACTCCGTCAGAT GTCAAAGAACTTGTGCTAGACAACTGTCGCTCGAATGAAGGCAAGATCGAGGGTCTAACAGATGAATTTGAGGAGCTGGAGTTTCTAAGCACAATCAACGTCGGACTGACAACAGTTGCCCACTTGCCGAAGCTAAATAAACTCAAAAAG CTCGAACTCAGCGATAACAGGATCTCAGGAGGGTTGGAAGTGCTGGCGGCGAAATGCCCCAATCTCACACATCTCAACCTCAGTGGCAACAAGATTAAAGACCTCAGCACAATAGAACCATTG AAAGAATTGGGGACCCTGAAAAGCCTAGATCTGTTTAACTGTGAAGTGACAAACCTGAATGAATACAGAGACAATGTATTCAAGCTACTACCCCAGCTCACGTACCTGGACGGGTATGACAAAGATGACAAAGAGGCACCGGATTCCGACAACGAGGTTTACGCAGAGGGTTTAGATGATGACGAAGACGATGAAGACG ATGAGGAGGAGTATGATGAAGATACAGCAccaggagatgaagaggaggaagagggagaggatgatgaggaggagaacgaagaagaagacgatGATGACCTCAGTGGAGAG gaggaagaggacgaagaTCTGAATGACAGAGAGGTTGACGATGAGGATGACGAGG AAGAGGAGCGAG GTGAAACTATGAATTGTaataagatattaaatatgtatgcTGCTTTATCTAAAACACGCAGTGTGAAATTTCTTGAATCTGAACATAACTTTGTATGCATAATCTTTCCATAA